One window of Nocardia nova SH22a genomic DNA carries:
- a CDS encoding DUF3117 domain-containing protein, which yields MAAMKPRTGDGPLEATKEGRGIVMRVPLEGGGRLVVELTPEEAAALGKELTAVTS from the coding sequence ATGGCGGCCATGAAGCCCCGCACCGGGGACGGTCCCCTCGAGGCAACCAAGGAAGGGCGTGGAATCGTCATGCGGGTTCCACTCGAGGGTGGCGGGCGTTTGGTCGTCGAGCTCACGCCGGAGGAAGCGGCCGCGCTCGGCAAAGAGCTCACCGCGGTCACCAGCTAG
- a CDS encoding lytic transglycosylase domain-containing protein has translation MGRHRKPPAAPVRRGSVIALTGLVPAGLVAVGASAAEVNTGEFATVALPQHHSDEAEQAAEQQDAPDQMMRSAKHPGPPIVKTVAQEAGRVAADLPKGPNGIPGIAYAAYQNAERILAQEQPDCHMPWSVLAGIGQVESHHAYGKADSKGVALDPIYGPVLDGSLAGNNVVHANGDDLDGGMGSYTRAVGPMQFLPETWRKYAGDGDGDGIADPQNLFDAALTAGNYLCSGGLNMSDLSQQSKAIMRYNNSMAYVANVMAWEVAYRTGVAPKASDLPRI, from the coding sequence GTGGGACGTCACCGTAAACCGCCGGCCGCACCTGTCCGGCGCGGATCCGTTATTGCTCTGACCGGACTCGTTCCTGCGGGACTCGTGGCCGTCGGCGCTTCCGCAGCCGAGGTGAACACCGGCGAGTTCGCCACTGTGGCACTGCCACAACACCATTCGGACGAAGCCGAGCAGGCCGCCGAACAGCAGGACGCACCGGATCAGATGATGCGCTCCGCAAAACATCCCGGCCCGCCGATCGTGAAAACCGTTGCGCAGGAGGCAGGCCGCGTCGCCGCCGATCTGCCCAAGGGCCCGAACGGTATCCCCGGAATCGCCTACGCCGCCTACCAGAACGCGGAGCGGATCCTGGCCCAGGAGCAGCCGGACTGCCACATGCCGTGGTCGGTGCTGGCCGGTATCGGCCAGGTCGAATCGCACCACGCCTACGGCAAGGCCGACTCGAAAGGCGTTGCTCTCGACCCGATCTACGGCCCCGTCCTGGACGGCAGCCTCGCGGGCAACAATGTCGTCCACGCCAACGGCGACGATCTCGACGGCGGCATGGGCAGCTACACCCGGGCCGTGGGCCCCATGCAGTTCCTGCCCGAGACCTGGCGCAAGTACGCGGGAGACGGTGACGGCGACGGCATCGCCGACCCGCAGAACCTGTTCGACGCGGCCCTCACGGCGGGCAACTACCTGTGCTCCGGCGGACTGAACATGTCGGACCTGTCCCAGCAGTCCAAGGCGATCATGCGCTACAACAACTCGATGGCCTATGTCGCCAACGTGATGGCCTGGGAGGTCGCCTACCGGACCGGGGTCGCCCCCAAGGCCAGCGACCTGCCCCGCATCTAG
- a CDS encoding DivIVA domain-containing protein, with product MLTLLLYVLIVGLVAALLFLVASAVFGRGEELGPLPEGTTVTVLPATGIRAADVRALRFQQVFRGYKAGEVDWALSRLAARIDELEAQLAHHNPPTGSADSPTHGSAQPGIGGSGPDPDPNGPSTNATAFGLPGAVSGFPTPFGSASPGFGGMPGAPGMAPPLPGTGQFPPSATGFGGTPPGSPGPIAPTYPDPFASANGFGAPPHPAQPYSTEPRSQAHPGSIPTGSALPGTAPTGLDTTASGPIAPGAPAAPNVPAAEPTGTAEQWNAQAPEAQPNSSGETGNGQVPGGNGFAGPTDSGATGSWAPPPLPTDPQPGTGGPR from the coding sequence ATGCTCACGCTGCTGTTGTACGTGCTCATCGTCGGCCTGGTGGCCGCGCTGCTGTTTCTCGTGGCCAGTGCGGTGTTCGGGCGCGGGGAGGAACTGGGGCCGCTGCCGGAGGGCACGACGGTGACGGTGCTGCCCGCGACGGGAATCCGGGCCGCCGATGTGCGAGCGCTGCGCTTTCAGCAGGTCTTCCGCGGGTACAAGGCGGGCGAGGTCGATTGGGCGCTGAGCCGCCTGGCCGCACGCATAGACGAGTTGGAAGCCCAACTCGCACACCACAACCCGCCCACCGGCAGCGCGGATTCGCCGACTCACGGCTCGGCACAGCCGGGTATCGGCGGCAGCGGCCCGGACCCCGATCCGAACGGCCCGTCCACCAACGCCACCGCCTTCGGCCTGCCCGGCGCCGTCTCCGGTTTCCCCACGCCCTTCGGGTCGGCCTCCCCCGGCTTCGGCGGCATGCCCGGCGCACCGGGCATGGCCCCGCCCCTCCCCGGAACCGGCCAGTTCCCGCCCTCCGCGACCGGCTTCGGTGGTACCCCACCCGGCTCCCCGGGCCCGATCGCCCCCACGTACCCCGACCCCTTCGCCTCCGCCAACGGTTTCGGCGCACCACCACATCCAGCACAGCCGTACTCCACGGAGCCCAGGAGTCAAGCACATCCCGGCTCGATTCCCACGGGGTCGGCACTTCCGGGCACGGCGCCGACCGGCCTCGACACCACCGCTTCCGGTCCGATCGCGCCCGGCGCCCCGGCGGCGCCGAATGTTCCGGCCGCCGAACCAACCGGGACGGCAGAGCAGTGGAACGCCCAGGCACCGGAGGCGCAGCCGAACTCGTCCGGCGAGACCGGGAACGGCCAGGTTCCGGGGGGCAACGGGTTCGCCGGGCCCACCGACAGCGGCGCCACGGGTTCGTGGGCTCCCCCGCCGCTGCCGACCGATCCGCAGCCGGGAACCGGAGGTCCGCGGTGA
- a CDS encoding DNA-3-methyladenine glycosylase I has product MTADAVTEDGKVRCGWSGSSQLYRDYHDTEWGRPVHGDDALFERMCLEAFQSGLSWITILRKRPAFRAAFDGFIIDRVAEFRDSDAERLLADPGIVRNRAKILACIANARIARELRPGLDELLWSFAPPPRPRPRELADVPAVTPESVALATELKKRGFRFVGPTTAYALMQATGMVDDHVSDCWVDLRR; this is encoded by the coding sequence GTGACCGCCGATGCCGTGACAGAGGACGGCAAGGTCCGGTGCGGGTGGTCGGGGTCCTCGCAGCTGTACCGCGACTACCACGACACCGAGTGGGGGCGCCCGGTCCACGGTGACGACGCGCTGTTCGAGCGGATGTGCCTCGAAGCCTTCCAATCGGGGCTGTCGTGGATCACGATCCTGCGCAAACGACCGGCGTTCCGGGCGGCATTCGACGGGTTCATCATCGACCGGGTGGCCGAATTCCGCGATTCGGATGCCGAGCGACTACTGGCCGATCCCGGCATCGTGCGCAATCGCGCCAAAATTCTCGCCTGTATCGCCAATGCCAGAATCGCCCGGGAACTGCGTCCCGGCCTGGACGAACTGCTCTGGTCGTTCGCCCCGCCACCGCGCCCGCGTCCCCGGGAACTCGCCGACGTGCCCGCCGTCACACCCGAATCCGTAGCTCTCGCAACCGAACTCAAAAAGCGGGGGTTCCGGTTCGTGGGACCCACCACCGCCTACGCACTGATGCAGGCGACCGGAATGGTCGACGATCACGTGTCCGATTGCTGGGTCGATCTGCGACGTTGA
- a CDS encoding Mrp/NBP35 family ATP-binding protein produces the protein MPVVTETDVRGALAKVNDPEIRKPITELGMVKSVSVRDDSSVHVEIYLTTAACPLRTKLTEMVTTAVADVAGVGAITVDLDVMSDEQRTELRKQLRGDSAEPVIPFAQPGSLTRVYAVASGKGGVGKSSVTVNLAAALAARGLSVGVLDADIYGHSVPRMLGTDQRPTQVERMIMPPIAHDVKVISIAMFTQGNTPVVWRGPMLHRALQQFLADVFWGDLDVLLLDLPPGTGDVAISIAQLIPNAEILVVTTPQPAAAEVAERAGAIALQTRQRIAGVVENMSWLDLPDGSRMELYGAGGGADVAERLTKAVGADVPLLGQIPITQELREAGDEGTPIVLSAPENPAAQALQGIADKLAIRRRGLAGMSLGIDTTRHL, from the coding sequence ATGCCAGTGGTTACGGAAACGGACGTGCGGGGCGCGCTCGCCAAGGTGAACGACCCGGAGATCCGCAAGCCCATCACCGAACTCGGCATGGTGAAGAGCGTCTCGGTTCGCGACGACAGCAGCGTGCACGTCGAGATCTATCTGACGACGGCGGCCTGCCCGCTGCGCACCAAGCTGACCGAGATGGTCACCACGGCGGTGGCCGATGTGGCGGGTGTCGGCGCCATCACCGTCGACCTGGACGTGATGAGCGACGAGCAGCGGACCGAACTGCGCAAACAGTTGCGTGGCGACTCCGCCGAGCCGGTCATTCCGTTCGCCCAGCCCGGTTCGCTGACCCGTGTCTACGCCGTCGCATCGGGTAAGGGCGGCGTCGGGAAGTCCAGTGTCACGGTCAATCTCGCGGCCGCGCTGGCCGCCCGTGGCCTGTCGGTGGGTGTGCTCGACGCCGACATCTACGGCCACTCGGTGCCGCGCATGCTCGGCACCGATCAGCGCCCGACCCAGGTCGAGCGGATGATCATGCCGCCCATCGCACACGATGTGAAGGTCATCTCGATCGCCATGTTCACTCAGGGCAACACCCCGGTGGTGTGGCGCGGCCCGATGCTGCACCGGGCACTGCAGCAGTTCCTGGCCGATGTGTTCTGGGGCGATCTGGACGTCCTGCTGCTGGACCTGCCGCCCGGCACCGGCGACGTCGCGATTTCCATCGCGCAGCTCATCCCCAATGCCGAGATCCTGGTGGTCACCACTCCGCAGCCCGCCGCGGCCGAGGTCGCCGAGCGCGCGGGCGCCATCGCGCTGCAGACCCGCCAGCGCATCGCGGGTGTCGTGGAGAACATGTCCTGGCTGGACCTGCCCGACGGCAGCCGGATGGAGCTCTACGGTGCGGGCGGCGGAGCGGACGTCGCGGAACGGCTGACCAAGGCCGTCGGCGCGGACGTGCCGCTGCTGGGCCAGATCCCGATCACCCAGGAACTGCGCGAGGCCGGTGACGAGGGCACCCCGATCGTGTTGTCCGCCCCGGAGAACCCGGCCGCCCAGGCACTCCAGGGCATCGCCGACAAGTTGGCCATCCGCCGCCGCGGCCTGGCCGGAATGTCGCTGGGCATCGACACCACCCGCCACCTGTAG
- a CDS encoding lytic transglycosylase domain-containing protein, with the protein MTTPTDGAPLFGGTMPLRDISLPGGNGAFGIPEIVLAAYRNAELTLQAQEPNCGLSWSLLAGIGHIESNHAGHGHTDAAGTTIGTIYGPSLDGTLPGNEVIKATDGNYVRAVGPMQFLPSTWAHYASDGNGDGVADPNNVFDASLAAGKYLCSGGMNLRDPQQELRAVLRYNNSAAYASNVLSWANAYKNGGTPTPVQISPDLIPPGTMQNPPSGPDILAANGSIPTTTEPPTPGTTTAPTPQAPTQVMINLPGLPPIPCGIFCPPPRPNPCDPATVPAPMPMPLQGLPGQPAKPVETQHWAAGDPVRPVDPNANGKPADPNAPADPDAAKADPNAPKPAPACTPPQGQAAPGTPPGAPARPQDAPAPAPAPAPEPQKPSETPEPGPAGAAPAPAAPPPPAPGIVLPFGITIPLPAPPAPPR; encoded by the coding sequence ATGACGACGCCCACCGACGGGGCGCCGTTGTTCGGCGGCACGATGCCATTACGAGACATCTCGTTGCCCGGAGGTAACGGAGCCTTCGGAATTCCGGAGATCGTGCTGGCGGCCTATCGCAATGCCGAGCTGACCCTGCAGGCGCAGGAACCGAACTGCGGTCTGAGCTGGAGCCTGCTGGCCGGAATCGGGCATATCGAGTCCAATCACGCCGGTCACGGTCACACCGACGCCGCCGGTACCACCATCGGCACCATCTACGGGCCGTCACTGGACGGCACCCTGCCGGGTAACGAGGTCATCAAGGCCACCGACGGCAACTACGTCCGCGCGGTCGGGCCGATGCAGTTCCTGCCCAGCACCTGGGCACACTACGCGTCCGATGGTAACGGCGACGGCGTGGCCGATCCGAACAACGTCTTCGACGCCTCCCTGGCCGCCGGAAAGTACCTGTGCTCGGGCGGAATGAATCTGCGCGATCCGCAGCAGGAACTACGCGCGGTGCTGCGCTACAACAACTCGGCCGCCTACGCGTCCAATGTGCTCAGCTGGGCCAATGCCTACAAGAACGGCGGAACGCCGACGCCGGTGCAGATCTCACCGGATCTGATCCCGCCCGGCACCATGCAGAACCCGCCGTCCGGTCCGGACATCCTCGCCGCCAACGGGTCCATCCCGACCACCACCGAACCGCCGACACCGGGCACCACCACGGCGCCCACCCCGCAGGCGCCGACCCAGGTGATGATCAATCTTCCCGGGCTGCCGCCGATTCCGTGCGGCATCTTCTGCCCGCCGCCCAGGCCGAATCCGTGCGATCCGGCCACGGTGCCCGCGCCCATGCCCATGCCGCTGCAGGGCCTGCCGGGCCAGCCCGCCAAACCGGTCGAAACCCAGCACTGGGCCGCGGGCGATCCGGTGCGGCCGGTCGATCCGAACGCGAACGGCAAGCCCGCCGATCCGAACGCACCGGCCGATCCCGATGCGGCCAAGGCGGATCCGAACGCGCCCAAGCCCGCCCCGGCGTGCACCCCGCCGCAGGGACAGGCCGCGCCCGGCACCCCGCCCGGTGCGCCCGCCCGGCCCCAGGATGCCCCGGCGCCCGCCCCGGCGCCTGCGCCGGAGCCGCAAAAGCCCTCCGAGACACCGGAACCCGGCCCCGCCGGCGCCGCACCGGCACCGGCCGCACCGCCGCCGCCCGCACCGGGGATCGTCCTGCCGTTCGGCATCACGATTCCGCTGCCCGCGCCGCCCGCTCCTCCGCGGTAA